A window of the Buteo buteo chromosome 8, bButBut1.hap1.1, whole genome shotgun sequence genome harbors these coding sequences:
- the FAM3B gene encoding protein FAM3B isoform X3, translating into MWLAAWYLGYLVAALVPKETITRSIANLQDIGKKPMLRAPVPKRQKCDHWSPCSPGNYAYRILSGGGKGKMAKICFEDELLISEEKGSVGRGINIAIVNYKTGKVTSAKFFDMWEGDHSGEMMTFIRNAPEGSLLLMVTHDDGSTRLKNDAKKLVEELGSKEIQNIKFRSSWAFIAAKGFKLPDNIQKEKINHSDKKKNRYDGWPAEIQIEGCIPRNLI; encoded by the exons ATGTGGTTGGCTGCTTGGTACTTGGGATACTTAGTCGCTGCTCTTGTACCCAAAGAGACAATAACAAGATCTATTGCTAATCTTCAAGACATTGGAAAGAAACCAATGTTGAGGG CCCCAGTCCCAAAAAGGCAGAAGTGTGATCACTGGTCTCCCTGCTCACCTGGGAATTATGCCTATCGGATTCTTAGTGGTGGTGGCAAAGGAAAGATGGCTAAAATTTGTTTTGAGGATGAGCT GCTTATAAGTGAAGAGAAGGGTAGTGTTGGAAGAGGTATAAACATTGCTATTGTGAATT ataaaacaggaaaagttaCATCGGCAAAATTTTTTGACATGTGGGAAGGAG ACCACTCAGGAGAGATGATGACTTTCATTAGAAATGCACCAGAAGGGTCCCTCCTTTTGATGGTGACTCATGATGATGGAAGCACCCG GTTAAAAAATGATGCCAAAAAATTAGTAGAAGAGCTGGGaagtaaagaaatacagaatataaaGTTCAGGTCAAGCTGGGCTTTTATAGCTGCCAAAGGCTTCAAGCTGCCAGATAACatccaaaaagaaaag aTAAACCATTCTGACAAGAAGAAGAACAGATACGATGGCTGGCCAGCTGAAATTCAAATAGAAGGCTGTATCCCAAGAAACCTGATCTGA
- the FAM3B gene encoding protein FAM3B isoform X1, whose translation MSSSYKCFGIADSRDLANPAPCDLVKFSGLLLMWLAAWYLGYLVAALVPKETITRSIANLQDIGKKPMLRAPVPKRQKCDHWSPCSPGNYAYRILSGGGKGKMAKICFEDELLISEEKGSVGRGINIAIVNYKTGKVTSAKFFDMWEGDHSGEMMTFIRNAPEGSLLLMVTHDDGSTRLKNDAKKLVEELGSKEIQNIKFRSSWAFIAAKGFKLPDNIQKEKINHSDKKKNRYDGWPAEIQIEGCIPRNLI comes from the exons ATGTCATCAAGCTACAAGTGCTTTGGGATTGCTGATAGTAGGGACCTTGCCAATCCAGCTCCCTGCG ATCTTGTGAAATTTTCAGGGCTCCTGTTGATGTGGTTGGCTGCTTGGTACTTGGGATACTTAGTCGCTGCTCTTGTACCCAAAGAGACAATAACAAGATCTATTGCTAATCTTCAAGACATTGGAAAGAAACCAATGTTGAGGG CCCCAGTCCCAAAAAGGCAGAAGTGTGATCACTGGTCTCCCTGCTCACCTGGGAATTATGCCTATCGGATTCTTAGTGGTGGTGGCAAAGGAAAGATGGCTAAAATTTGTTTTGAGGATGAGCT GCTTATAAGTGAAGAGAAGGGTAGTGTTGGAAGAGGTATAAACATTGCTATTGTGAATT ataaaacaggaaaagttaCATCGGCAAAATTTTTTGACATGTGGGAAGGAG ACCACTCAGGAGAGATGATGACTTTCATTAGAAATGCACCAGAAGGGTCCCTCCTTTTGATGGTGACTCATGATGATGGAAGCACCCG GTTAAAAAATGATGCCAAAAAATTAGTAGAAGAGCTGGGaagtaaagaaatacagaatataaaGTTCAGGTCAAGCTGGGCTTTTATAGCTGCCAAAGGCTTCAAGCTGCCAGATAACatccaaaaagaaaag aTAAACCATTCTGACAAGAAGAAGAACAGATACGATGGCTGGCCAGCTGAAATTCAAATAGAAGGCTGTATCCCAAGAAACCTGATCTGA
- the FAM3B gene encoding protein FAM3B isoform X2 → MWLNRQYLVKFSGLLLMWLAAWYLGYLVAALVPKETITRSIANLQDIGKKPMLRAPVPKRQKCDHWSPCSPGNYAYRILSGGGKGKMAKICFEDELLISEEKGSVGRGINIAIVNYKTGKVTSAKFFDMWEGDHSGEMMTFIRNAPEGSLLLMVTHDDGSTRLKNDAKKLVEELGSKEIQNIKFRSSWAFIAAKGFKLPDNIQKEKINHSDKKKNRYDGWPAEIQIEGCIPRNLI, encoded by the exons ATGTGGCTGAATCGGCAAT ATCTTGTGAAATTTTCAGGGCTCCTGTTGATGTGGTTGGCTGCTTGGTACTTGGGATACTTAGTCGCTGCTCTTGTACCCAAAGAGACAATAACAAGATCTATTGCTAATCTTCAAGACATTGGAAAGAAACCAATGTTGAGGG CCCCAGTCCCAAAAAGGCAGAAGTGTGATCACTGGTCTCCCTGCTCACCTGGGAATTATGCCTATCGGATTCTTAGTGGTGGTGGCAAAGGAAAGATGGCTAAAATTTGTTTTGAGGATGAGCT GCTTATAAGTGAAGAGAAGGGTAGTGTTGGAAGAGGTATAAACATTGCTATTGTGAATT ataaaacaggaaaagttaCATCGGCAAAATTTTTTGACATGTGGGAAGGAG ACCACTCAGGAGAGATGATGACTTTCATTAGAAATGCACCAGAAGGGTCCCTCCTTTTGATGGTGACTCATGATGATGGAAGCACCCG GTTAAAAAATGATGCCAAAAAATTAGTAGAAGAGCTGGGaagtaaagaaatacagaatataaaGTTCAGGTCAAGCTGGGCTTTTATAGCTGCCAAAGGCTTCAAGCTGCCAGATAACatccaaaaagaaaag aTAAACCATTCTGACAAGAAGAAGAACAGATACGATGGCTGGCCAGCTGAAATTCAAATAGAAGGCTGTATCCCAAGAAACCTGATCTGA